AGTTAAAACAAAGTATAGTACAAACTAATTAAAGTTATAATATAAGTTCAGTGAAATGCCTGACTGCTCAGATGTTTTGCTCAGCATTCTTCACTGCCCTTTTCTATTAGTTTAGCAAACGTGTTCTTTTTGGCATTTCGTTATATTTTGTATTGCACATTAGAGGGCATTATCATACAGACAAAATTACTTGTGCATATCACATTCACACAGCGAAGAAGACACGAGGGATCCATGAGGGttagatttatttgtatttttttgcaggAATAGCTAGCATTATTAGGAATTAACCAAAAACAAGAAAAGccatcaaacaaaattaaaaaaaaaaaagccatgcatatattcacacacgcacacacagccagACCCTTAAGACACATACATATACAAGCACCCAGACACACACTTGACAGTGCAGGGAGGTCGAGGCACTGTACCTCTCCTCATGCTCATTGCAGACCTGGGTTTGAGCACTCTGCAGACAGAGGAGAGTCACGAGTTGACTTCCTTTCTGCGGGGGTTGCAGAGTGACCAGTTACTCCTGACAAGCTAGAAATGAGTTCATACATGTTTGATAGGATGTCAGTTGAGTGCTTTGTAAATTACAGGGACAAAGGAAAGTAATACTGTTGACAAGTTGATGATTCAGAACCATGAGTGTTTAGACCTTTAGGGGCCCTGTCTTTACCAGCAGCCTGCTTCCCAATATTTATTGTTTGAATAATGCTCCAAAGAATAATGTAGCTGCTCCTTTCTATCTTAGtagttgctttttttaatgttatacatTTATGTTGTTTCCCTTTTAGAAAAGACGTTGCTGCTCATTTATTCACACAAATTGGCTCAAGAATGATGGGTTTTAATCCTGGCAGGAGGCTTTACCTAAAATGGCAGATGATGAAGGGGATTAATAAAAGTTTGCACTggtcataaaaaaataaacaggataCATCATCTCACGTAGGAATGAAGAGATGCAGACAGGGTATTATTTAGAGCCACTCTCTCTCACGCAGAGAGCAGACACTGGTCTGTCCCTGCCGAGAGCAGTACACAGAGCAGAGAGCAGTACTCAGTGATCAATCtgaccactacaccacactgaacAGCCCCAAAGCACCCAGACCGCCCAGCAGCTACACATAACAATCCTATAGAGGGGTCATCCTGCAATGCTTCTGAAAAACTGACCACTGCTGTGGGTTCAGGTCTCCTCTCTTGTAACAATCAAGCAATTGTGAATACAGTGTATCTCTGCCCCTGAGCTGAGGTTTCAATTCAGGTTATTTTGTGGGCTTTGAGCACCCTCTGCTGGTAAAACTCAatattactatacagtgtaattcATTTTGTACAGTTGTGGCAGGCAAAACTTgaatcttattttatttattttttttaaacgtacaGTTTGGAAAGGCATAGCTGATTGGTATTCGCCTGTTGCATCAGAGCTGGAActtctaagaaaaacaaaaacaaaacaaactacaaattatttttttaaataaatattttataatatatccatgtgtgtgtgtaataattgATCAAAGAATTGGAGGGATGTTTTTTAGGGTTTAATGCAGAGCAGCGCTCTGATTCCAGTTCTGTCCCGCTGCATGCACTGCAGGCTTAGCAAGGCAacagtgtctttttgttttttgttttttgtttgtttttttctagtcAGGCACATTGTCTAGAACCAAGGCAGGGAACTGCTGCCCACCCTCACCCAGCAGAGAGTACAGCCCGCGTGTCAGAGCCGGGTCGGGACGTCCCGAGGACAACATGGGGGGGAACCAGGGGGTCAGCTCCTCAGACATCACCTGCAGCGGGCAGGAGCAACAAACACAATGTTAAAATTAATACACGAAAGAGCCAGAAATCCAGGGCCAGTCCATAGACTGTCAGCAGTTCAGTACTTCAACACACAACCCCTGCTCCACGGTACGGAAGACATCTTTCTGTTATTATACAGCCACTGCTTGTGGTATCCATGCTCTGTGGATAAACAGATCTGGCACCTTTTAGGAGCATCGAAATGAAGCTTAAAAAGACTAATCAAGTCTCTCATAATTATTGAATAACGACGAGGCTGGGTTACCTTGTGAATCTCAATCTGCTGCTGCAGGACGTTCACACTGTGTTTCAGCATCTCCAGCTCTTTCAGTTCCTGTACACTGGAGTAACGCAGGACCGGAGTCCCACTTATTGTCTTCCCCCTGAGGGTTCCTGTCCCCGGCGAACAGCAACCGCCCGGAAACACGTCCTCCCATGCCTCCACCGCTACGTAAAATGAaagaatttaaatgttttaaaacagataCAGTTTTGTGTCTCAATTGACCCACAGAAAAGAGACGGTTCCAGTTAGCACGTGAATCGGTTCTTCTGTGTCTGCGATGCAGTTCTTGCAGATCACGCATTGTTGTATGAATTAGCCCGCGCACTTACCTTCCTTTAACTCTTTGATCTGGTAAAGCAGTTTTGATACAGTCCCTTGCAAGGCCTCTATCGTCAGCATACTCTCATAATCCCTTTCCCAGCTTGCAGAAGCTACAACAAAAACAGTCAGTACATCCGGCAAGGCAAAATCCAAGCGCTTTTAATGCTCTTCATTTTAGGAATACAGCACACCGCCTCTGTATAACATGTACCCAACATGCCTGAGTAAGAAGCCTTGGGTAATACAACACTTGTATAGTACCGTATCAAAAGCACATTAGTATTCTAAATACAACACCATCATTACCTGGGTATTCCAAAAAAATTCAATTGTAAAATAGAAGACATACACTGAGGTACAGCCAGAGGCCAGCCCAGAGTCATATTACAAGTCAATGTCACAGTTTGAATTCTTCAGCTCCATTGCCTCCCATTTCCCCTGTTCTAGCATGAGGCAGCCCCCCCTGTTCCCAGCCCCAGCCCGCATCTATCTGCCCTTTGTCTTGGTACTACACTTGCCTGTGCATTGTGCTTGCTGCTCATTCACAAAGCCTCGCCTGAGATCTGAGCACGATCCCTGGAGCTTCACAATCTCATCACTGACGTCCGCAGGACTGCAAGCTGGGAGCTCAGAATGAAACTGACAGCAGCACATGAAGgataaaaaaacatttcaatctaAGGAGTTCACTACTGTGGAAGGTCAGAGATATAAACCATGGTCCTATAATACTGAAACATCTTCAATGTGGCATGAAGAGGGTCATCCCTGCATggaattaataaaaaatgaaaccccaaaaaaaccccaaaaacgtTAACCTAAACTTGGCAGCTCTTGGAAACTTGTAACAAGTGACCCTAGACATTACATTGCCGGCTGGGATATCACATTTGTTTTGAGTATTTCAGGGATCTTCAAGTGTTTGCCAGAGAAATTGCATTTCAAATTGTACTGTGCTGTGGTGTGGAGATACTGGTAAGGATACAATGCTCTGCAGTCTCTCAATAAAACGCATTCTCTCCACTCCGGGGTTGGTTTGGGATAGAGAGACCTTGTCCCACAGCCTGAAACACAAAACAGAGTTTATATACCATTACACCAGAACGTCCCCCTCGAACAAGCGTACCATGTCTAGATCTTCAACTTCTTACCTAGAGTGTTTCAGGCACTGCTTTCTCCAGGCCAGGGGAAGCTGTAAAGTTtttctacagagagagagagggggagagagtgcaCAAGAGAAAGAAACAATACTTTATAAtgtagtatttaaaaataaaaaaaacactactttGCATTTGACACTGACTAACTAATCCCAGATTTGATGCAGCTTGGTATTTCTTTCCAGTGTTGACACACTAAAGCTCGAGTCTGCACTGCATGCGTAAAGCACATCTTCACGTGCATGAcatgtgcaattattattttatgggGCTGACGCTGGGGAAATATTGCTCTGGTTGTAATTAACGTGGCCTCAAACTACCCCAGGAGGTGGATAAGTTAGTCCAGTAGTCAGTGGCACTCAAAGACACATTAAGGCTCtaaagtgccagtgtgaaaatgCTATTagtgacttagtttcttatagttttaactCACAGCAATCCCCTTACCCATCCTCTCTGAGTGAGaatgctctcctctcctcctcgcCGGACGCAGTGACCCCCTTCTCCTCTGAATGCTCACGATTCCTGACAGACTCCTGGATTGCTGTGAGAGCCTGTATGCTGACCACGGCAGTGTCCAAGTGGATGGAGACTGGTGCAGAGCTGGGTGCGTACTGCTGTCTCTTGCCGCTTGCCGCAGAGGGCTGCTTAACCTTGCGGGACACGGGCGCCCCTTTCAGAGAGCTTTCCCATGCCTGCTGTTGTGTTCTGGCAGACCGAGCGGCGGGATGCTTGGCCCCTCTAGTCTCCGTCCCCGAGAGCCGCTGTGGCCCTGCTTTAGTGGCTGCTGTTCTCCTGCTCTCCTGTGCCACGCTTGTGGAGCTCCTTGTCTTGGTGGTGGTGGCTCGCTGGGTGTCACGGTGGCCGGTGCAGTCGGTCGCACCCCTATCCTTCTCGTGGCTCTCCTTCCCAAGCACCCCAAGGTCCTCAATGAGGCCTGTGCTCCGAATCCGCAGGGCTTTTTCCAGGACACGCTCCAGTAACTCCATCTCCTGCCTCTCCTCCGGAAGGGGGCCACGCTCTAGGACAGGGGACACATATATAtactacatatatacacacacacacacatatgtatatatatatatatatatatatatatatatatatagaccagATAGACACACTCATGTATGCCCACAACATCATGCGAGAAACATTTAGGCCAGCTGAACAAAGTGGAATAAAAATGATATACTTGAATGGGTTCGTTCTTATTTTCCTCCGGAATacagcattgttttctgttgtctCTCTTTCCGTAAATGAAATCCAaaatcccttttaaaaaaaacaaaaacaaactactaaAGTGCATACCTTCTTTGGCGACGGGTTTTGACTCTTCCTTAGAGATCTCCTGTGTCTCCTTtctcctaataaataaataaataaataaataatctctaATTTGGAGCCGTCATTAAATCATACTGGAGACAGTTGAGGGGACACACAAGTACACGGctcaacacaaaaaaataatctctCTCCCTCACCGCCATTTATCCACAGGTTTTGTAATGCAATCCCTACAGAAGACGTTCCACGTatcccctaataataataataataacaaggggATGATAAAAATGCATCGATGTGCTCACCACGGCTGGAGCAGCTGTCTGCAGTGGTGAATGCTCTCCTGTATCCTCCGCTCTTCCCTCGTACACCGTTCGATTGCACGGTTCAACACGCACAGAGACCTGCAACAACGTCGAGCATAGATAGAGTGGCTCTACTCAAGTGTacggagcaacacacacacacacggctttGCAACGCCTCTGTGCAGCCCTGCTGTAGAAAACCGTCGtgtgcatttatgtatttatcataAAATTTACTTTTGAAAGTATGATATTGAAAAGGCTACATGGCACTGAAATAACATACCTTAACTTGGTTTATGAcaattattaattgtattattattatgctgaAATGTAGCTACTATGGTACGTGTGATCAAAGTTTCCGGTCTTACCCAGAAAAACTAGCTTAAACTCAACACATTTTATAAAG
The window above is part of the Acipenser ruthenus chromosome 22, fAciRut3.2 maternal haplotype, whole genome shotgun sequence genome. Proteins encoded here:
- the LOC117973770 gene encoding uncharacterized protein LOC117973770, which gives rise to MLSPERSLCVLNRAIERCTREERRIQESIHHCRQLLQPWRKETQEISKEESKPVAKEERGPLPEERQEMELLERVLEKALRIRSTGLIEDLGVLGKESHEKDRGATDCTGHRDTQRATTTKTRSSTSVAQESRRTAATKAGPQRLSGTETRGAKHPAARSARTQQQAWESSLKGAPVSRKVKQPSAASGKRQQYAPSSAPVSIHLDTAVVSIQALTAIQESVRNREHSEEKGVTASGEEERRAFSLREDGKTLQLPLAWRKQCLKHSRLWDKVSLSQTNPGVERMRFIERLQSIFHSELPACSPADVSDEIVKLQGSCSDLRRGFVNEQQAQCTASASWERDYESMLTIEALQGTVSKLLYQIKELKEAVEAWEDVFPGGCCSPGTGTLRGKTISGTPVLRYSSVQELKELEMLKHSVNVLQQQIEIHKVMSEELTPWFPPMLSSGRPDPALTRGLYSLLGEGGQQFPALVLDNVPD